Sequence from the Salvelinus alpinus chromosome 27, SLU_Salpinus.1, whole genome shotgun sequence genome:
ACCACAATTTTTTggcctttttttatatatatatatatatatatatatatatatatatagtatcagtcaaaagtttggacacacctactcattcaagggtttttctttattttgactattttctacattgaaagctttgcatactcttggcattcgctcaaccagcttcacctggaatgcttttccaacagtcttgaaggagttcccacatatgctgagcacttgttggctgctttaccttcactctgcggttcaacttatcccaaaccatctcaattgggttgaggttgggtgcttgtggaggccaggtcatctgatgcagcactccatcactctccttctttgtcaaatagcccttacacagcctgtaggtgtgttgggtcattgttctgttaaaaaacaaatgatagtcccactaagctcaaaccagatgggattgtgtattgctgcagaatgctgtagtagccatgctggttaagtgtgccttgaatttgaaGTAAATCATGActgtgtcaccagaaaagcacccccacaccatcacacctcctccatgcttcacggtgggaaccacacatgcagagatcatctgttcatctACTcatcgtctcacaaagacacggcggttggaactaaaaatctaaaatttcgaccaccagtctaatgtccattgcttgtgtttcttggcccacacAAGTCTTttcttcatattggtgtcctttagtagtggtttctttgcagcatttcgaccatgaaggcctgattcacgcagtctcctctgaacagttgatgttgagatgtgtctgttccttGACCTCTGTGAAACATATATTTGGGCTGgaatttctaaggctggtaactctaatgaacttatcctctgcagcagaggtaactttgtgtcttcctttcctgtggcagtacTCATTAGAGACTTTGTCATCATAGcggttgatggtttttgcgattgcacttgaagaaactttcaaagttcttgaaatatccggattgactgaccttaatgtcttaaaataatgatggactgttattTCACTGTGccaatttgagctgttcttgccataatatgggcttgGTCTTTTGCCAAACAGAGCTGTCTTCTATATttcactcctaccttgtcacaacacaacttattggctcaaacgcattaagaaggaaagaaattccacaaattaacttttaacaaggcacacctgttaatttaaatatattccaggtgattacctcatgaaactggttgagagaatgccaagagtgtgcaaagctgtcatcaaggcaaagagtggctattctgaataatttgtttaacacttttttggttactacatgattccatatgtgttatttcatagttttgatgtcttcactattattctacaatgtaaaaaatagtaaaaacataaatgagtaggtgtgtccaaacttttgactggtactgtaaatatttgtattataCCTAGCAGAAAAAGGAAACATTATAAGGAAATTAAATGAGCCGTTTTTGTAATGACAAATGCAATGTTATATATAATGTATACATCATAAATTGTAAAAATCATAATTCGTTttagtttttcctgaccacatcGCATGGCCCTAATCACAGTATTCATctaaatataataattataattactCCTCAcgtatgtgtgtgttatgtttatcAGTTTAAGGTGAATGAGTTTGGAGTCTTGGAGGTCCTAACAGAGGAGGGAGATGATGAGAGGGTGAAGaagtctcatgctaccactacaTGGGCAGTGCCCACTGCTCAGGAGGGTAAGATGGCATGGTTCAATGTACACAACTTTGATATGCTCCCAACAGGGATATATTTGTGAGATGTAAGCCTACACATGTACAATGTTTGTATCCCCATTGGGATCTTACATAATATGCACCTGTCTCTCTAGCACCTGACCTGGTGGGATGTGCATATATTTACTCTTTCATCTTCCTCTTTCAAGTAAGCATGTTTAACTGACGGTTTTCACTACCTTATCACATACCACATACACAGTCTTCAAGAAACGACTTCACATCAGTAGTGGTGGCTTTGTTTTTATGACTATTCACAACACCAGATAATTACATCAGGTAACTGTGCTGTCTGAAAAATGCTTTCATCTTTTAGTTTAGGATACCTCTGATATATGCATTTTCCAGAATATTACATTGTCATTATTGTGTCTAACCTTATAGGTATGAGAATCAGTTAAATTGAGCTCAAAGCTAAGAAAGTGATGAATAATGATCATTAAAAGTAGTCAGCTGTCAGCTATCTATTGGAGCATTTCTGATTAGCTGAGATCTCAAATGACTTTAATGTATGTGTTAGTTTAGCTCGTGGCTATATTGTTGTTAAAAATATCAAGTagggtatcaaatcaaatttaatttgtcacattacttacaagcccttaaccaacaatgcagttcaagaaatatagttaataaaatatttactaaataaactaaagtaaaaaataaatcaaatcaatcaaaaactaacacaaaacatttccataacaatattgaggctaaatacagggggtaacggtaccgagtcaatgtgtgtgggtacaggttagtcaaggtaatttgtaaagtgactattcatagaaaataaacagagagtagcagcagtgtaaaacaagggggggggggggggtcggtcaatgtaaatagtccgggtggccatttgattagttgttcagcattcttatggcttcgggtagaagctgttaaggagtctttttgtcctagacttggcgctccggtaccgcttgcggtgcatatgacttgggtgactggagtattTGACAATTTTTTAGGATCCTTTGACATTATTCCATTACCCTGTTCTTATTGACCCTGAGCTTAGAAATGTTTCATTAGCCACACAGGAGATGGGTGAAGATGActttttgactctctctctctctttccctttctccctctctctctctctctctcctccccctctccctctctcactccctccccagCCCTCTCAGACAGTGCGTGTGTGGCGGTGaaagaggagaggcaggagggtCAGTGGGCCCAGAGAGGCCTGGTGTGTGTGCGCTGCCAGAGGAAGGGCTCCCCCGTGGACTTCCTGTCTGACTGCCTTCACTGCAGCGAGCGCTGTCTGCAGCAGGACCAGCAAGAGTGAGTGGGCTGGGAAGGCCTAGAGATGTATTAGGTCCAGGGGGTCTGGTCTGGTCCTAACTGCAGTGTCTGCCTGATGCTGTGGGGAAATATTATGCTACTTTCTGGTAGTTGAACTGGTGTTTATTGCGCTTttgaggttattccttttgtAATAACTTTCCCTTATGTACAGTACACTGAAATAATAGCGGTGACAGACTCACATAGTCAATGTTGATATCATACACTGATGCCAAATTATCATGTTCAAACTATTTTGAAACACCAATATagattaaaaaaatgttttactggtATCATATTTTCTCTTTCTCAATTTGCTCATATGAACAACTATAAACATCCTTCATATGCTTAAAAAAATCAATGAGTCTCCCTCCTAAAATGTTTTTGGGGCCAGCCATCCTATGCAGAGTGGAAGCCAGGAATAATCGATCAGTTAGTTAATGTAAAGACTAGTGGTGATGCTAATGCATGCtctgagctggagagagagagagccagtgcTGCATTGCCGTGGGCCCCATGTAGCCATTGTCTTATAGGAGGAGAAGCTGCCAACAGAACGTTACATCTTAAAGTGGTATTCCCTCTGTGGATTTACTACTGCCATGGCAACAGAGAAAGGAAAATACTGCCTATGCATCCTATAATAAATAGTTAATTACACGTAATTAGAAACATTTTGAGTTAGattacaataaataaaaaaattggggGATTTTACCCATTTATAGCTGATGATGATACGATTATTCATAGGCAGCCGTCACCAGGAATAAGTCAATGTAGGCGCAATGCGTTATGAATATGAAATACATGTGGTcctcatttacattttttacttcaATTATTTACCGTGAATGAACACTGTTTTGTGCTGGTCATACTTTAGATATTTTGACAGAAAAATTTGCCAGTTGAGTTGTtactaaaactatagtttttaaCAATGATAATCCTTTTTGCATAACCTTTTAGaaaccttctagtttctaaatcACTGGTACTCTATGTTCTTTCCACTGcagtgagctgaagctgaagaaAGAGGTGTCTAAGAGCAATGGGGAGGTGGTGGGTATCAGCTGTAAGTGGCCTCTGCAGCAGTACAAGGAGAGCCTAGCTGACAAGATGAGCACCACAGAGGTCCTGCCTGAGGACCATGATGAGGACTATGTCAGTATTACTTTATACTCTAAGGAATATTGGATTTTTAGTTTTTTACCAATGTTGTTATCCGGGATTCTTatccatgccccccccccccctcacttttACAGACATTGTGTACCTACTAAATCACTCCCAACATTTTAAGACATTTACTGATATTTCTTGATATTTCATCACATTTTGTAGATATTGCTTATGTGATTTAAAGATGCTATAGACAAATAGTTCCAGAGCTCTCAGTCTGTACATTTTTTGCATCACTCCAGATTGCACAAGATTGTGAGGGATGATACATTAGCCTTGCATGTCTTTTATTGCCGAGGTGTCGTAACTCATACGAAATTAATACCTCTCACAAAATTCTGTGACCTGATTGGTGCTGAAAACTCGCTGATAGTCTCTGATTTATCATTAATGTTTCAAAATGGAAACATTTCAATGTATACACAAATTCAGAATGATTTCcatactacctcataaacactgTCCTGATTGCAAGCACCAACATATCACATTGCTCTAGTCTATACTGTATTTGTGAGTATTCTTAGTCTTATTAGAATGTTCCTGAATATTATAGTGTTCTAGTGTGTAAATCCTGCTGTTTGTGCATCAAACAGGAGGAGAAAGACAGCAGGAAGACGACGCGTGGAGCTCCGCGAGGCAGGAGGAAGCGGAGGGGGGATGCAGCCCTGCTGAGACACAGTAAGTagaaacaggcagtggaagggACACCTGTgaggtgtgtcccaaatggcaccctattccctatgtagtgcattatgGGGCCTGATCAaaggtagagcactatatagaggatcgggtgccatttgggactgtctCTTGGGACAGAATCTTCTCACTATTTCCAAATCACTATATTCATATAATCACTGccattgcacacacacaaactgtatgTAATTTAATTTATTGCTTGTTACAATCAAATCATTATTTATGGCAGTTGTTCCATATGGAGGGAAGAAGAAGTCTTGGTGTTGGGCCTCCTATCTGGAGCAGGACAAAGCCATCGCTGCCCCCACTAAACTGTTCAAAGAGGTGAGCTATCATACCCCCCAGGCCTGTCTAGAATTGGTTATTAACTGAGGTCTAACCCATTATCATTCTCTGTTTCCTTCGAGTCATTCTAATCGTTCTCCTATTTCTCCTTTAAAGCTTGTCATGCAGCGTTTATATGCAATTTCACAACAAGGCCTACATTGTGTCCTGCATGTTTAGAGTTCATTTATTCAACTCATTAATCATATTATTATTTTCCTACAGCAACATTGTTATGTTCATTATTTATTCTACATAAGTCTGGGAATATGTATTTTAAACTAATTATGTCCCATTTTCCTTTCAGCACCAGGCCTTCCCCCAGAGTAAGAATGGATTCCGGGTGGGGATGAGGCTGGAGGGTGTAGACCCAGAACATCCCTCCATGTACTGTGTGCTCACTGTAGCTGAGGTAACCTCTCACCTCGACTCATCATCGCTGCCCTCTCAGAGGAGTCTAAACTCATGGCATGGATATCTTCAGCTTTGGGATGATCTGAAGCAAAGTCTGCATTGTCATTGTTCTTGTTCCAGTGCATAGCAATAGTTGTGTTCAcaaacatgtactgtatgtgttgctATGCAATGGCATTTAGCAAATTACAGTATTTATACGACCATAAATGCTTGTTTGGTTTTGAATTTTTACTTTTCTATTTTGGCATCATGTGCACGTCTGGTCAGTATGCTGCTACTTCAAACACAGGATGACCATGTTCGGTATGAAGATGCTTAATGCTTCTTCCATGTTTAGGTTTCAGGACACCGAATACGGCTTCACTTTGACAAGAACTTGGACTGCTATGACTTCTGGGTGAATTCCAACTCTGCAGACATCCACCCTGTGGGATGGTGTGAGAAAACGGGACACAAGCTGCACCCCCCCAAAGGTAAGAGACATGCTACCTTTGACAGATATCCACCTGGAAAAGATAATAACGTATGGATTGCTTGTCATTTTGGATGGGATATTTTCAAACTGTTACTTTAGCACTTCCTCATCTTCTTCTCATTAGTATTTCCTTCCTGCTGTATTTGATTTATTGCTCACCAgatttaatttgagccagtttgcttcaacaggaaatttgaattattattatgtggattattatAATTAGTGgctatttttgtaggggttgatacattttttgtaagggaaaatcaagtctgacatttcaaattagAATTTTtttacctcaaatacactacacgttttaaatgtcttgcattgcaggaaagttctcctgcaacagggtgatcaaattataatcctacatctgtatgtgagACTAGTCATTCAGGGATGGTTACAGTGGGTATACTTTGACAAGCAGGTGTGTAAGCAGGTTACCCATGGCAACATGAAAACTGTAAAACAGTTCTAAACTATTTTGAAAACACAAAGAACACAAAGATTTTATTTATATTACTTTTATGTATGATTACTAGCATACTTGAAATTTAACCAGCGATATTTAATAAGGAGTAAAATAATTTCCCCCCAGTTCTTTATGGAAACGTGAGTATAATCCTTGTCATTTCTCTATGGATGGACAGGTATGAAGGATGAGGAGTTCGGCTGGTCGTCATACATCAAGCAGAGCAAAGCCCAGGCAGCTCCCAAGGCCCTGTTTGAGAATCAGAACACGGTAAGAGAAGCCTACAGACCTAGATTAGGCCGGGGACACACAGATGCATGAACACAAATGAAATCGACATACATCATTGTCCATTTTTGACCGTCAGAAGTACAACTCAAGTAAACTATTTTCAGGACGAGTTCGGACGAGTTGGATTCATTTTTTGCCAATCATCTCCGTTGTCATTCATCCGGCAAAAGATGACTCCCATTTTAAAAGCATTTGCTCCATCCGAAATTCtctgacacaaaatctcaatgtgTCCACTTTCATATAGCTTTAGTAGTAGTGTTTTACCACCACTAGGTAAAACTGTTTAGTTAAGACTACACATCATTCATTGACGTACAGTACTTGACATCAGCCCATTCAACATAGATTTGACGCAGATGCATGTGCAGTTTAAAGGGTTTAAAGTACAGGTGTggttttctacagcaggaaaataatcctgcagcaacaggaaatgtggattataattaattgaccttttttgtagggattgatacattttttcataagtctgacatttctaagtggaaattacaaacttcagaagccttcagaatacactacaagtttaaaatgtcctgcattgcacgaaagttatcctgcaacagggtgatcaaattaagatcctatatctgtagggTTATGGATGAAGTAACTTTTACCTCTGAGTAACTGTCCTATGTATATTTTCCAGACTGTCACCCCTTTAGGATTCAGAATTGGGATGAAGCTGGAGGCCATTGACAAGAAGAACCCCTCCTTCATCTGTGTTGccacagtaacagacatggtgGACAGTCGATTCCTGGTGCACTTTGATAACTGGGATGAGAGCTATGACTTCTGGTAATGTCTAACTTTGTGATTACATTTGCTTCAGTACTCAAAATCAAAGCACTGTATCATCACCAGCAGTGATTTGTGTTAACTGATGCCATATCATAATCATATTGCTTAGGAGTCTGTGTTGGTTTAGCTTGTTGCAGAATTGGGCACTAGATGGTGCTAGATTATTATAACAGAAGGTTTGTGTCTGGGAGGAGAAAATCATTGCCTCTTACCAAAGTGTTTGTTATTCATATTTTACACAATCAAACATGCTACATCACTTGAATCTGCATTATTGCTTTCAGATTTGGAAGACAAAAATGTCTGTACCATGAATTATTATTTTGACACTGGCCGCATATCACTTTTCTCTCTCATAATTATTTAGTCTTATTTCTTTCTCCCTTTTATTGGTTTCTTATTGCATTTGTTTGGCTCTCACAATTCTTAATGCTTCCGTTTTCCCCCTCAGTTTTCATCACTCCAACCCTTGTTGATTGTCACCATTGTGTGGCTTTTTCTGACTGAGAACTGCGTGTGTGGTTACAGTCGTTACTGTCGATTCGTGCCCACTCTGAACTCTCCCAGCTGTGGATTTAGATTGCCAGCCAGGAGGAAGTCTCGATCTGCACGATGCAGGAGCTTGTATTGGTTGAATTATGGATGATCGTCAATAAATGTCaaggaggagaggagttagagaaaGAGTAGAGCCAAGAGCGGCTAAGGTAGGAGCAGACTCATCCAGGAAGATGACTTTCTCACACGTGGTGTCACTACGTATCACATCAGCCAGTCACAGCCAGTCACAGGCAACTCCAACATCACAGCTCGAGCCAGAGAGCAGCTAAACCACTCCACTCTGCTCCACCCTGGCCTGGCCAGAGAGTAGGACACTAGGGGGGAGTGCGGCGATACAGATTTTTTGGTTTCCTGTGCTGAAGACGTCTATAAATCGGTctactaatacaggactagtaaaagcCCATTGCACTACTGAGATTATTCCACACTGGCACACCACAATAGGGATTGGCTTTACAGTGTGTTGAGTACATGGTGAAATAGTAAACAGTTTAACTCTCCAAAGATATTTCAGTAACAGCCTATTGGACAAGTAAGGAGGGTTGCAATATACTAAACAGATTTGCAAGCCCCTTGCAATTTAACCAGCAATGCCGATGCAATAACGGCATCATAACAGTATTAATACCTGTAGTTGCACCTAAACAATGCTACTCATCAGGTCAATGATGTGCCTCCATCATTCAGTGATGGGTGAATGTTGTCCTACTGATGTTTGTTGTGCAGAGAGGTATTCGTAGGAAGCTGTGAGAGAAGTGTCCTTTATCACTCTGAATGTCCCGATACATCAAAGTGTATGTTGCATAACATGCCATCATGGCTAAATGCACGCCACAGTGGGTCAGACTCTGTCACATTGTCAGTTGATCTATTCCTCtgtctgtattctcagtcattaACATGATCCTTATTCAATCACTCATAACAGTGAGGATTCATATCATAAACTTCATGTCTTAACAGTTTATGGAGACAGGGGGAAagggtaagggggatacctagtcagttgcacaactgaatgctttCCACATTTATCCCAACCTTTCAGTTTCATGCcgaatggcaggtagcctagtggttatgaGTGTTAGGCCAgcaaccgaaaggtcgctggtttgaatccagagctggaaagttttaaaaaatctgctgttctgcccttgagcgaggtagttaacccccaacaactgctCCTCGTGTGCTGATGACGTCGATTAAGGcggccccctgcacctctctgattcagaggggtttgattgaatgtggaagacacattttgcttgaatgcattcagttgtgcaactgactagatatTCCCTTTCCCTCTTAATGGCTAGGCTAACTGCCGCCAAGGCATTAGGAAAGGGGGAAATTTGACATTGGTGAGCTGATGGCATTTTTACCACTGTCCTTCTCCTGCTCTTCTGTaggtgtgatgcaaccagtcccTACATCCACCCAGTGGGCTGGTGTCAAGACAACAACAGGATTCTCACGACCCCTCCAGGTGACATACTAACTCCTGTCAATCATTATTGTCACTATTTGTCCTGTAGATACCAGGATATAGTGTGTAATGATGACTGACCATACAGTtatacacggaacccaaaccggctgcgcgcgtgagCCAtcttgcatacatttattttgtccccctacaccaaacgcgatcacgacacgcaggttaaaatatcaaaacaaactctgaaccaatgacattaatttggggacaggtcgcaaagcattaaacatgtatggcaatttagctagttagcttgcacttgctagctaatttgtcctatttagctagcttgctgttgctagctaatttgtcctgggatataaacattgagttgttattttacctgaaatgcacaaggtcctctactccgacaattaatccacacataaaatggccaaccgaatcgtttctagtcatctctcctccttccaggctttttcatctttgaacttatatggtgattggcatctacactttcatagtattaccacgacaaccggcaaaacatttcgtctttcaatcacccacttgggtataaccaatgaggacatggcacgtgggtacctgcttctataaaccaatgaggagatgggagaggcaggacttgcagcgcgatctgcgtcagaaatagaaggagttctattttagtcCTTGGCatcgcagatgctcgttggcgcgcgcgagcagtgggtgcaataattgaatatcatggatttcaaaatttattttgcgacgctcgcgcacgtgaATTGTCCGGtctgttacatgctgaccagaccgcatgttacatgctgaccagaccgtgTGCGATCGTCGCAAAATAAATtctgaaatccatgttattcaattattgcacccacactgctcgcgcgtgcCAACGAGCtcctgcgttgccaagggctaaaatagaactcctttatatttgtgacgcagatcgcgctgcatgtcctgcctctcccatctcctcattggtttatagaagcaggtacccacgtgccacctcctcattggttatacccacgtgggtgattggaAGACAAAGTGTTTTGCCGGTTgttgtggtaatactatgaaagtgtagatgccaatcaccatacaagttcaaagatgaaaaagcctggaaggaggagagatgactagaaatgattcggttggctgttttatgtgtcgattaattgtcggagtagaggatcttgtgcatttcaggtaaaataacaactaaatgtttatatcccaggacaaattagctagcaacagcaagctagctaaataggacaaattagctagcaagtgcaagctaactagctaaattgccatacatgtttaatgcttttcgacctgtcccccaaattaatgtcattggttcagagtttgttttgatattttaacctgcgtgtcgtgatcgcgtttggtgtagggggacaaaataaatgtatgcacgatggcgcacgcgcgcagccggtttgggttccgtgttagagtAAAAAAACACATGAAATGTTTCCAAACAGATGAtctgatctataaattatgttaTTCCACTGTGGAGTAGGCAGATGGTTTCGAGTACCAGAAAGCACAAGGGACTTTACCTGCCCGCCCACACACTACATAATATAGCATATAGTAATAACATCCTCAATCTGGATCAATCTTTTTCCTTGCTCTAGGTTACCCCAGTGTCAAGGATTTCTCCTGGGGAAAGTATCTGGAGGAGACCAACTCATCACCGGCCCCTGCCAGGGCTTTCAAAGGGGTgaggctgtctctctctatcctcggCCCGTAAGACGATGTGGCAGCCCCCCATCCACATCCAAACACAATTTACTAGAGTAGCCTAGCTGGCTGTCTGCCAGCTGCAGAGTGACATATGACATGCGGCCtcacacccccctctccctctacagAAACCCCCCCACACCTTCCTGCCACTCATGAAGCTGGAGACGGTGGACAAGAGGAACCCCATGCTTGTCAGAGTGGCCACCGTGGTAGACACTGAGGACCACAGGATCCAAGTGAGAATATATCTATCACTCTCTATCTACTGTAAACCTCTCCTTAGGACGCGCACCCAGCCCTTCCATGTGTTTGAtctattccagagctagcacacctgattcaacttgtcaactaatcatcaagccaaTGAGTAGGTGAATCAGGAGAGCTAGTTCTTGGCTAAAACTAAATAGTGAAATATCTGGGGGTCCCCAAGGAGAGCTTTGAGACACTATGATCTACCTGACTCCTGTCACTGTGTCTATCATTATCTATCTGTGTCTATCTGACCCCTGTGTCTACCggtatctacagtatctgcaCTCCACACTGGATTCATTCAAAATGGCAGTGTCACTCAGCTGTAGCAACACTTCTATCTGTGTCAATAACTAGGAATGCTCCCTTCCTCCTATCACTAGTTTGTAGCTCAGACCGGGAGATGAGTTTCACCAGGTGTTGTGTGTGGTTCAGTTCAGCTGTACAGGAGGATTAGCCATTACATCACTCATCTGCACTGTGAACTACAGTATGTCACTTTTTAGATTTGAAAGAGTATAATCTTAGATTAGAGAATTATATGCCTAATCCGAGTCCTGTATAGCGCCTATATTTCAAAATTTCACTGGAAAAAATGTCAAGGAATTTCACATAGAAAGTTGGAAGGAAATGAAA
This genomic interval carries:
- the LOC139556247 gene encoding lethal(3)malignant brain tumor-like protein 3 isoform X2 encodes the protein MDESTNITNAVTPDFDVYGAMDWSDGVGTLPGSELKFKVNEFGVLEVLTEEGDDERVKKSHATTTWAVPTAQEALSDSACVAVKEERQEGQWAQRGLVCVRCQRKGSPVDFLSDCLHCSERCLQQDQQDELKLKKEVSKSNGEVVGISCKWPLQQYKESLADKMSTTEVLPEDHDEDYEEKDSRKTTRGAPRGRRKRRGDAALLRHIVPYGGKKKSWCWASYLEQDKAIAAPTKLFKEHQAFPQSKNGFRVGMRLEGVDPEHPSMYCVLTVAEVSGHRIRLHFDKNLDCYDFWVNSNSADIHPVGWCEKTGHKLHPPKGMKDEEFGWSSYIKQSKAQAAPKALFENQNTTVTPLGFRIGMKLEAIDKKNPSFICVATVTDMVDSRFLVHFDNWDESYDFWCDATSPYIHPVGWCQDNNRILTTPPGYPSVKDFSWGKYLEETNSSPAPARAFKGKPPHTFLPLMKLETVDKRNPMLVRVATVVDTEDHRIQIHFDGWTDEYDYWVDTDSPDIHPAGWCAKTGHPLQPPISPQELFESSGQGGCPTPGCKGVGHIKGARYSGHHSAVGCPYSDININKDSVLPDRLSGEMPGSGGLGRPRWAEPNPENHPALALNADKHLSANTNHLEKPGRGEMAGSGMAKPGGTEPKRRVGRPCKQKKVEELVEDEEMKSEVPCIIETKELTLQEALHQSVFMPCTSPSPSSTPFCWDQHSKLLPTVAGITSSKVAVWTVEEVIEFIQGLPGCNEHVHTFRDEQIDGEAFLLLTQVDLVRIMSIKLGPAIKIYNSILMFKTAEESACNEL
- the LOC139556247 gene encoding lethal(3)malignant brain tumor-like protein 3 isoform X3, which codes for MDESTNITNAVTPDFDVYGAMDWSDGVGTLPGSELKFKVNEFGVLEVLTEEGDDERVKKSHATTTWAVPTAQEALSDSACVAVKEERQEGQWAQRGLVCVRCQRKGSPVDFLSDCLHCSERCLQQDQQDELKLKKEVSKSNGEVVGISCKWPLQQYKESLADKMSTTEVLPEDHDEDYEEKDSRKTTRGAPRGRRKRRGDAALLRHIVPYGGKKKSWCWASYLEQDKAIAAPTKLFKEHQAFPQSKNGFRVGMRLEGVDPEHPSMYCVLTVAEVSGHRIRLHFDKNLDCYDFWVNSNSADIHPVGWCEKTGHKLHPPKGMKDEEFGWSSYIKQSKAQAAPKALFENQNTTVTPLGFRIGMKLEAIDKKNPSFICVATVTDMVDSRFLVHFDNWDESYDFWCDATSPYIHPVGWCQDNNRILTTPPGYPSVKDFSWGKYLEETNSSPAPARAFKGKPPHTFLPLMKLETVDKRNPMLVRVATVVDTEDHRIQIHFDGWTDEYDYWVDTDSPDIHPAGWCAKTGHPLQPPISPQELFESSGQGGCPTPGCKGVGHIKGARYSGHHSAVGCPYSDININKDSVLPDRLSGEMPGSGGLGRPRWAEPNPENHPALALNADKHLSANTNHLEKPGRGEMAGSGMAKPGGTEPKRRVGRPCKQKKVEELVEDEEMKSEVPCIIETKVELTLQEALHQSVFMPCTSPSPSSTPFCWDQHSKLLPTVAGITSSKVAVWTVEEVIEFIQGLPGCNEHVHTFRDEVDLVRIMSIKLGPAIKIYNSILMFKTAEESACNEL
- the LOC139556247 gene encoding lethal(3)malignant brain tumor-like protein 3 isoform X1 gives rise to the protein MDESTNITNAVTPDFDVYGAMDWSDGVGTLPGSELKFKVNEFGVLEVLTEEGDDERVKKSHATTTWAVPTAQEALSDSACVAVKEERQEGQWAQRGLVCVRCQRKGSPVDFLSDCLHCSERCLQQDQQDELKLKKEVSKSNGEVVGISCKWPLQQYKESLADKMSTTEVLPEDHDEDYEEKDSRKTTRGAPRGRRKRRGDAALLRHIVPYGGKKKSWCWASYLEQDKAIAAPTKLFKEHQAFPQSKNGFRVGMRLEGVDPEHPSMYCVLTVAEVSGHRIRLHFDKNLDCYDFWVNSNSADIHPVGWCEKTGHKLHPPKGMKDEEFGWSSYIKQSKAQAAPKALFENQNTTVTPLGFRIGMKLEAIDKKNPSFICVATVTDMVDSRFLVHFDNWDESYDFWCDATSPYIHPVGWCQDNNRILTTPPGYPSVKDFSWGKYLEETNSSPAPARAFKGKPPHTFLPLMKLETVDKRNPMLVRVATVVDTEDHRIQIHFDGWTDEYDYWVDTDSPDIHPAGWCAKTGHPLQPPISPQELFESSGQGGCPTPGCKGVGHIKGARYSGHHSAVGCPYSDININKDSVLPDRLSGEMPGSGGLGRPRWAEPNPENHPALALNADKHLSANTNHLEKPGRGEMAGSGMAKPGGTEPKRRVGRPCKQKKVEELVEDEEMKSEVPCIIETKVELTLQEALHQSVFMPCTSPSPSSTPFCWDQHSKLLPTVAGITSSKVAVWTVEEVIEFIQGLPGCNEHVHTFRDEQIDGEAFLLLTQVDLVRIMSIKLGPAIKIYNSILMFKTAEESACNEL